The Limnospira fusiformis SAG 85.79 genomic interval TTATTCCCACTGATAGTTAAATTGGCATTATTACCCCCGTCAATAATCAGGTTTTTACCCACCGGAATTTCTAGCTGTCCTCCCGTCAGGGTGATAGTATTTCCCCCCGTGAGTTCCGCTGCAAATGTAATGGTATCTCCCGATGCTGCATTGGCGATCGCTTCCCTTAATGAACCTTCCCCCGCATCATTATTATTAGTAACAATTAAACTGGGTTCATCGATGGTAGGAATCATCTCATAAGCGCCAACATCAAACTCCGCTGTCCCGCTATTATCTCCATCCACCGGACGAGTTGCTCCCCGCTGGTCTGTCGTAATTGTATTAACAGTAATTCCGCCATCAATCGCTGGACTTCCAGGTAAAAGGGGATGAATTAATACCCCATTAATTTCCTGTAAATCTCCCAGGAGTGGATCGGCTAATGTAACGTTACTGGTAATTAAGGTATCGTTAGGGTTCAATTCATTCGATTGAATATTACCACCGCCATCATTATATGTAGTTCCTGTGTGATGGTTTATATTCCAATCATTGCCGCGATTATTCGCCACATTATAGGCGGAAATTGTGTTAGTTAAAGTCACATTATCCCCACCACCCCAAAAACCACCGCCTTGACCACCAGCGTAATTATTAGCAATGGTAGTATTGGTAATATTGGTGGGATTAGTACCATTGGCGAAGGTAATTCCACCCCCCAACCCAGAGCCATCCGCTGATTCCGCGCGATTTCCAGAAATAGTAGTATTGGTAATTGTCACTGGAGATGTTTCTCCAATCCACAACCCACCACCTTGATTTTCGGAACGATTATTAGCAAAGGTTGTATTGTTAATAGTTAACTCTGCATTACCATGTCGCAGTCCGCCGCCTAGAGCCTGTCCGCGACTACTTTCGACCACCTCATTATTAATAATTTGGCTATTTTCGATGATTACACGGTCAGGAGGATAAGCATATAAGAACAGTCCGCCACCCTGTCCAGCACCTTTATTATCCTCAATTAAACTATTGCTAATCCGAATTTCTCCCCCCACAGGTCCGGGTCCAAAATTCTCTCCTGACGCATTCGCACCATCAGTAAAAATTGCACCACCATAACCCGATGGATCACCCCCTAAATCTCCAGGGGTCGAGTCATTATTCCGAAAAGTTGAACCCTCAACAGTTAAGTCTCCTAACAGGTGATTAATTGCGCCGCCATTAATACCTTTATTGTTGGTAAATGTGCTGTCAATTACTGTCAGAGTTCCGGCGCTTTTCGTGGCGATCGCACCCCCTCCCCGTTCGCTTCCTCCAGCGGTTCCATCATTGCCGTCAAATTGGCTATTAATGATGGTTGTATTACTTCTAAATCCCGTTAAAATACCCCCCGCAAACTCAGCGCGATTATTGTTGACTTGGCTATTTTCTAAGGTTAAAGATGTTCGACTCGCCATGCGGATACCTCCACCCGCGCCATCTTCTCCTTCTCCTGTGGCTAGACCGTCCGCAATAATTAGATTTTTTAAGGTGACTGATGGAGGGATAAAATCAGGACTTATTTGGATGTCAATAACCCTAGTATTTCCGCCACCGCTTAGGGTTAATCCTGACGCAGACTCTCCGTCAACGGTGATGCTTTTGTTAATGACTAATTCTTGACTAAGATTAATGGTTTGACTTGACAAACTGCTATCGAATGTGATAGTATAACCGTCACTGGCATTAGCGATCGCCTCCCGTAAAGAACCAGGTCCAGAATCGTTGTTATTGGTGACGGTAATAGTGCCGAAAGTTCCCCGATAAGAAGCGATCGCTTTTTCCGTCAACGGTAAACTTAACTCGACCGTCGCGGTAGAATATTCCAAATGCCAATAGCCAGCACCGACAATTTCCCGAGAGGCGGCGACTGTTGCTCCGGTAATTTCTGCTAACTGATTGATAAAATTGGTTCCGGTTTCGGCGGCGACCCGACAACCATAAAGGAATAAGGTAGTCGTTTCTGATAAAGCCTTTCGCCAACCGTGAAGGCGATCGCTTTTCAGGGTATCGCTATTAACAACCCCACTCCCCAAATATAAACAGCCTGGACTGCCATGGGACAAAATATGAACCTGGGCAATTTTTGCACCCAGGCTGCTATAATGAGATAGCATAGCCCCAATCTGTGCTATCCCATCTTGATGGCGATCGAGAATGATCGCTTCTAAGCCATTTCTCACCCCATCAGCCAAAATTTCGGGATGTTCTAGGTCTGCGTCAATAAAAACTAACCTTTTCGCCGTCTGTAAAGCACCAGTTGCAGATAAGGCTACATTTCGAGACATTGCCATCATAATTCATAATCCATAAAGGTGTAATGGTAGATTCAACCCTGGATTAATGAATTCAGGTTTAATTTGCCAATTCCATTAGTAAAAGAATTGGCACTTCCTTTCAGCCACCAGGAGGAAGCACCAACCCCGTTGACTCACCGCCCAACCTAAAAGAGCGTTAATTGGAATCCTTAATTGAGTTTTAAGGTGTTTCCTGTTGAGTCCTATTCTATAAATAACAGATTTTGATTTAAATCGCCTCAGTATTTTTACTGAACTTTTGAGCGCAATTTGGAGGCTGAGTCCGAGTCAAATCTGGTAATTTACGGTTGTATCAACTTAACAAAAGCCATAGTATATCTGTCAAATAATACCAGGATTATGGGCGATTTTTGCGCCCAGAAAAAGTTACAAAAAAACCGTAGCATGGTGATAATAGCTACGGTTTGGAGAAGTTGGAGAAGTAGTTATACCAGGTTAAAGTCGGTGAGATTAACCGTGGCTATCAACTGGGTACTTAGTTGCGACTAAGAACATTCATTAAGCGCAAAATAAAGATAAACAGGTTGATGTAGGTGAGGTACATGGACAAAGCGGCGGGAATAGGCTGGTCATCACGATAAGTGCGGGGGAGAATATAAAAATCTACCACCGCAGCCCCAGCGAATAGGAAGACACCGAGTCCAGAAATACCAATTTCTAGCCAAGTGGGGGTAAAAACGCCGAAAAACGACAAAATCAACTGGCCAAAAACAGCGATCAGTAGGGCAATAATACCAATTCTGATGGTTTGAGTAAGGGCGATACCATCAGAGTCGGACAGGTTAGACCCAATTTGACGGGCGGCGATAAAAGTGACACCGCAACCGAGAGCAGCAAAACCAATACCAGTAATACCAACACCTGGAGTTCTCAAGGTGACAAATAACAAGCCACTGAGCGTATATCCGGTGATGAGGCTATAGGTTGCTAACAGGGGGAGGGCCACCTGGTTATTATCGTTAGCGAGAACGCTACTAGCGATAAAAAATAGGGCTAACTGAGCAATCAAAGCCACCCAGAAGGTGGTCATGAAGATGCCCGGGTTGGTGCTGATGATATTCAGACCGGCGAAGGAACCAACAGCAGTGAGAAGCAAACCACCTCCCACAAAGGGGAGGGCATTGGCAATGACGTTAGGGCCTACAAGGGCTTGGCCTTTGGCTTGAGCCATTGCTTGCCGAAAATTACTGGTATTTGCCATAGCAACTCCTAAAAGTTTTGCATTTATCTAGTTTTAGCAAGAAGACCCGCATCATCAGGCAATTGACGACGGGGTGAATGGGGACCCAACACTAAGAATATTGTAATATAAACTACCAGAAAACCAAGTGCCACATAAGATTAGACAAGGGTTGGGAAGCACAGCTTATGCCTGATGAAACCTACCTAAAATCCTGTTCAAACTGTTGTCGGGTAATGGGTTGAGGGATTTCTAAGCCTTCTCCGCCGAGGACTTCTAAGGGTAAGCCATTGACGGAAATCCGTACTGGTGCGAGGGGGTCGAGACTGGTGGCGGTGTAAACTACTTGCCCTAAACGGCCAATCATGGAGGCACTACCGCCGCCTGTGGTGAATTCGGTCGATAGGTCGATCGCGATCGCCCCAGCTTCGGTGGCGGTCACATTTAGTAGTTGAGTACCTGGGGGAATTTCGCTATATTGGTTGGCTTCCTGGGGGCCTGAGAGTAGGCGATCGAAGGCGGCAGCTAGGACGGTATCGGGTTGGGAAGCACTGACGGTGAGGGTGACGGGGTTGGGAACCCAGACAAGTTGGTTATCAGCTTCATCGACCCAGTAAATATTCACGGTTTTTTCGATCGCATCGGTTGTTTCTGGGGGTTCAGGAGATATGATCTGTGGGGGTTGGTCAGTGTCAAAACTCACTCGCCACCAAGTCACGCCAGCGGCGATCGCGGCAAGGAATAGCGCTACCCCAGCAATCATAGCAATATTTTGATGGCGATCGGGTTGTGGCTCTTTCATGACTTCTATCGACAACTGTATTTTTGAGTTTAACTGGCGATCGGGGGTTCTGGCAAATTAATTTGATCGTCGTGGGGATTGAGGCTCTCAAGCCCACCCCACACCCACGGTTACCAGCGATCAATTTCACCAGCTACCAGTGATGAACCGGGGGGCGATCGCTGCCCATTTTTTAATCTTGATCTAAAGTCGGGGTTAGATTTGCTAGAAATTCAAACAATGGGAAACTGAAGCCAAGCGACTGGTTGAAGGCATCGAAGAAACCGAAGCCGAGGAGGATATTATTACCGGGGAATGATATATTCGGCATTTTCCAGGGTGGGAATTTCTCTAGTGATGCCGGAGGGTTGTGGCAGTCGATTAATGGCGATGAGTAGTAATGTGAAAACGGCTACAGTTAAGAAAAAAATATCATTCCATTTTTCGGTATGATGAAAACGACGGCCACAGGCGGAACAAAACTGCTGCTGGGGGTGGTCTGGATGGGCGGTAATGTGGCATTTAGGTCGGCCGTAGTGATCCATTGGGCAGGTCATAATCTTCTCCTGACAAAACGATTATAATTGACATTCGGGGAATGTCTCAAGACCAGCAATTCCCCCTAATGCGATCGAGAGTTAAGCCGGATTAACCAGAGCGCAACATTATCAATTGTTGAGATCACAAAGAGTGGTGAAGTTTCCGTATCGACGATCTGGTAGGGGACGTAAATCAAGTTCAGCGTGGACAGAGATAGGAATAAAACTGCTGTGATTGTCAAATTCATGTTACAGAACCTCCCGAAGGTTGCAAGTGCTTTTAAAGTAGTTATCTTTGACACACCCGACTTTTATGCAGATCGGAAGGAAAAACTTAGGTAGAGTCTCTTCCTGTGGTTGTTGTCGCTTCCCACTTTCCCTACCAAATTCCTCACTCCCTGCATAAAAACTGAAAGTCCTGACCACCACATTGATAGGACCTAAAAAAATGAATAACAGCGATTCTGTACATTTTTCCTATTGGTTTAGTTCATATCATTTAAAGGCGGTAAATTTTCCACAATTTTTACCGTCTCTAAACTCACCCGGACTACCCGTTTCACTAGATACAAGTTTATGAAATCAAGGGTTGGATATGAGAGTCCATTCAAGCCGCCCAATCTCGGCAAAGGGTTTGAGCTTGAGTGATGACGGTTTCAATCGCTTTAGGTTGTTTGTCGGGCGGGTAGCCGTGCTTTCGCAACAATCGTTTGACAGTAGCTCGCATTTTGGCACGCACGGTTTCCCTTTCCGTCCAGTCAATCGTCACACTTTGGCGAATTGCGGTTACGAGTTCGCGAGCAATTTTCTTGAGGGTAGCATCGCCGAGTAGTTTTACCGCACTATCATTGACCTCCAAAGCG includes:
- a CDS encoding DUF4347 domain-containing protein; the encoded protein is MMAMSRNVALSATGALQTAKRLVFIDADLEHPEILADGVRNGLEAIILDRHQDGIAQIGAMLSHYSSLGAKIAQVHILSHGSPGCLYLGSGVVNSDTLKSDRLHGWRKALSETTTLFLYGCRVAAETGTNFINQLAEITGATVAASREIVGAGYWHLEYSTATVELSLPLTEKAIASYRGTFGTITVTNNNDSGPGSLREAIANASDGYTITFDSSLSSQTINLSQELVINKSITVDGESASGLTLSGGGNTRVIDIQISPDFIPPSVTLKNLIIADGLATGEGEDGAGGGIRMASRTSLTLENSQVNNNRAEFAGGILTGFRSNTTIINSQFDGNDGTAGGSERGGGAIATKSAGTLTVIDSTFTNNKGINGGAINHLLGDLTVEGSTFRNNDSTPGDLGGDPSGYGGAIFTDGANASGENFGPGPVGGEIRISNSLIEDNKGAGQGGGLFLYAYPPDRVIIENSQIINNEVVESSRGQALGGGLRHGNAELTINNTTFANNRSENQGGGLWIGETSPVTITNTTISGNRAESADGSGLGGGITFANGTNPTNITNTTIANNYAGGQGGGFWGGGDNVTLTNTISAYNVANNRGNDWNINHHTGTTYNDGGGNIQSNELNPNDTLITSNVTLADPLLGDLQEINGVLIHPLLPGSPAIDGGITVNTITTDQRGATRPVDGDNSGTAEFDVGAYEMIPTIDEPSLIVTNNNDAGEGSLREAIANAASGDTITFAAELTGGNTITLTGGQLEIPVGKNLIIDGGNNANLTISGNNISRVFYLNSTSANPTSLTIQNLTIANGYTPERGGGIATTHQGILTVENVTFNDNVADQGGGAIFSAFEGRLTVNESDFNRNKAIAGNDERGAGAIAFRGPNEIIVTDSDFIGNEGINGAAINSLNGRLTVENSRFINNSTTAAFYDTGNDNPSLRGYGGAIYTDRASTSSNDTSGTITIRNSLFEGNSGRGEGGAAYLYTGTQDNVIVESSVFKDNEILPLPGGNGGNGGAIVQMNNGLNQGFEVINTAFVNNTAANQGGGIWMMNAPTVITNTTFSGNRAESLTTSGNGGAMALYGPADIINTTIAENYAGWVGGGIVASADQTVTVRNTIFYKNTADNGTNNWGIQQHTNRELVDGGGNIQWLEKLTNLANDYNATATIAIADPLLGPLQHQNETYFYPLLEGSPAIDGGVNVGISTDQRGEPRPIDGDGNGTDTFTRHFSGCSRTMQR
- a CDS encoding Bax inhibitor-1/YccA family protein, with the translated sequence MANTSNFRQAMAQAKGQALVGPNVIANALPFVGGGLLLTAVGSFAGLNIISTNPGIFMTTFWVALIAQLALFFIASSVLANDNNQVALPLLATYSLITGYTLSGLLFVTLRTPGVGITGIGFAALGCGVTFIAARQIGSNLSDSDGIALTQTIRIGIIALLIAVFGQLILSFFGVFTPTWLEIGISGLGVFLFAGAAVVDFYILPRTYRDDQPIPAALSMYLTYINLFIFILRLMNVLSRN
- a CDS encoding GerMN domain-containing protein is translated as MKEPQPDRHQNIAMIAGVALFLAAIAAGVTWWRVSFDTDQPPQIISPEPPETTDAIEKTVNIYWVDEADNQLVWVPNPVTLTVSASQPDTVLAAAFDRLLSGPQEANQYSEIPPGTQLLNVTATEAGAIAIDLSTEFTTGGGSASMIGRLGQVVYTATSLDPLAPVRISVNGLPLEVLGGEGLEIPQPITRQQFEQDFR